From the Leptotrichia sp. oral taxon 221 genome, one window contains:
- a CDS encoding endonuclease MutS2 — translation MEKRYDVLEFYKIVNELIDLSRLENTKEKFLDIDIIKEKSTLDKELMLMGEMIDFYKYDDGFELAGLSDIQRFMRNVEVIGSYLSSEDLANLKRNLTIFRVSKSRAKNVRDKYKNIWQLFANIEEVKDIEQFIDDAVREDGTLKDDASLGLRDVRRQKQNINANIKEKFDDLMNGKDTQKAVSERIITQRNDRFVIAVKTDFKGLIKGIEHDRSATGSTVYIEPLNVVSLNNKLREYEAREREEIRKILLRLTELIRGRKEEILEIKEILEKLDFIDAKTNYGISKKAIIPKIINKEYLKLVEARHPLIDENVVVPINFELGNPESIMLITGPNTGGKTVTLKVAGLLTIMALSGIPIPAGEKTEIGHFQNVLADIGDEQSLEQNLSSFSGHVSKIKDIMEHANSKSLVLMDELGSGTDPMEGAAFAMSIIDYLNKKHVTSIITTHYSEVKAHAFNSTGIKSASMEFDVETLSPTYRLLEGIPGESNALIIARKYGISDEIIENAKTYISEENQKVEEMIKSIKEKNDELEILKAELENSKRELEEQKSDYNQKLTQLENDKNNVIKKAYEEADEYLKNVQAKARSLVDKISKDELKKEEAKSTQRSLNMLRNSFIEDKKKNVKEKKVFSKDIDIHEGEEVLVKSLNQNGKVLRVIANTGNVQVQAGILKLVVPIEDLVKIKKKKVNKFKNFASLKRTSQVRGEIDLRGMTADEAIADLETYLDRAMLTGYHEVYIIHGKGTMVLRKKIHEYLRTSKYVTEFKDANQNEGGIGCTVATLK, via the coding sequence ATGGAAAAAAGATACGATGTTTTAGAATTTTACAAAATAGTTAATGAGCTTATCGATTTATCAAGATTGGAAAATACGAAAGAAAAGTTTTTAGATATAGATATTATTAAAGAAAAATCGACTTTGGATAAAGAGTTGATGTTAATGGGAGAAATGATAGATTTTTACAAGTATGATGATGGTTTTGAACTGGCTGGATTATCGGATATTCAAAGATTTATGAGAAATGTTGAAGTGATTGGATCATACTTGAGTTCTGAAGATTTAGCAAATTTGAAGAGAAATTTGACAATTTTTAGGGTTTCAAAAAGTCGAGCTAAAAATGTGCGGGATAAATATAAAAATATTTGGCAATTATTTGCAAATATTGAGGAAGTTAAGGATATTGAACAATTTATTGATGATGCGGTTAGAGAAGATGGGACATTGAAGGATGATGCATCACTTGGATTGAGAGATGTTCGTAGACAAAAGCAAAATATAAATGCGAATATTAAAGAAAAATTTGATGATTTAATGAATGGAAAAGATACGCAAAAAGCGGTTTCAGAGAGAATAATTACTCAAAGAAATGATAGATTTGTAATTGCAGTGAAGACTGATTTTAAAGGTTTGATTAAAGGGATTGAACATGATAGATCAGCTACGGGGAGTACTGTTTACATTGAGCCGTTGAATGTTGTTTCGTTGAATAATAAGTTGAGAGAGTATGAGGCGAGAGAAAGAGAAGAAATTAGAAAAATTTTACTTAGATTGACAGAATTAATTCGTGGTAGAAAAGAGGAAATTTTAGAAATAAAGGAAATTTTGGAAAAATTAGATTTTATTGATGCGAAAACGAATTATGGGATTTCTAAAAAGGCAATAATTCCTAAAATTATTAATAAAGAGTATTTGAAATTGGTTGAAGCTAGACATCCGTTGATTGATGAAAATGTGGTTGTGCCAATTAATTTTGAGCTTGGAAATCCTGAAAGCATAATGCTTATTACAGGTCCGAATACTGGAGGGAAAACGGTTACGCTAAAAGTTGCAGGATTGTTGACGATAATGGCGCTTTCGGGAATACCGATTCCTGCTGGAGAAAAGACAGAAATTGGACATTTTCAAAATGTATTAGCGGATATTGGAGACGAGCAAAGTTTGGAGCAAAATTTATCTTCATTTTCGGGGCATGTTAGCAAAATTAAGGATATCATGGAGCATGCAAACAGTAAATCGCTTGTGTTGATGGATGAGCTTGGAAGTGGAACTGATCCGATGGAAGGAGCAGCTTTTGCGATGTCGATTATTGATTATTTGAATAAGAAACACGTAACTTCGATAATTACGACACATTATAGTGAAGTCAAGGCTCATGCGTTTAATTCGACTGGGATAAAAAGTGCTTCGATGGAATTTGATGTGGAAACATTGTCGCCTACGTATAGATTATTGGAGGGAATTCCTGGAGAAAGTAATGCATTGATTATTGCTAGAAAATATGGGATTAGTGATGAAATCATTGAAAATGCGAAAACTTACATAAGTGAGGAAAATCAAAAAGTAGAGGAAATGATTAAGTCGATTAAAGAGAAAAACGATGAGTTGGAAATCTTGAAGGCTGAATTGGAAAACTCTAAAAGAGAATTGGAAGAGCAAAAATCAGATTATAATCAAAAATTGACGCAGTTGGAAAATGATAAAAATAATGTAATTAAAAAGGCATATGAAGAAGCTGATGAATATTTGAAAAATGTTCAGGCAAAGGCTAGAAGTCTGGTTGATAAAATTAGTAAGGACGAATTGAAGAAGGAAGAAGCGAAGAGTACGCAAAGAAGTCTGAATATGCTTAGAAATTCGTTCATTGAGGATAAGAAGAAAAATGTTAAAGAGAAAAAAGTGTTTTCTAAAGACATTGATATTCATGAAGGAGAAGAAGTGCTGGTAAAATCATTGAATCAAAATGGAAAAGTGCTTCGTGTGATTGCCAATACTGGAAATGTTCAAGTTCAAGCGGGAATCTTGAAATTAGTTGTTCCAATTGAAGATTTAGTGAAAATTAAGAAGAAAAAAGTTAATAAATTTAAGAATTTTGCTTCATTGAAACGAACTTCGCAAGTACGAGGAGAAATTGATTTGCGTGGAATGACAGCTGATGAAGCGATTGCTGATTTGGAAACATATTTGGATAGAGCGATGTTAACTGGATATCATGAGGTTTATATCATTCATGGAAAAGGAACAATGGTTTTGAGAAAGAAAATACACGAATATTTAAGAACTTCAAAATATGTAACAGAATTTAAAGATGCCAATCAAAATGAAGGTGGAATTGGGTGTACAGTGGCTACTTTGAAATAA
- a CDS encoding AAA family ATPase, translated as MKIEKIYISNYKNLKNLEMDFKKDNKILDLVILTGSNGSGKTRILECILNCFEDYINSNYREDKNRLDIYFQENEKKCFNESFDLEMFFKVLNRYNWKKVEPFVLGGNYKKDDFFEKGKILKEKLEVLPKIIYVPTEINFQKMDTASTTLVQKYKFINIVDTNLIKDIPSFIATKIITTIFQNKNEKVGDVQKKVFDEINEIFEILEINVKVEDISQDGRNIPIFKNSAGEKFDINELSSGEKQLFLRTLAIKMLNPENSIILIDEPELSLHPKWQQQIVDVYKKIGKNNQIIIATHSPHILGSVKKENIILLDRSDDGKIMIKTDEDLYDSYGQPTDRVLKDIMGLESTRNPKISKLLKEAGELIDKNEYESEEFKNKYNELREMLGSKDEDLLLMDMDIQIRKKRGSKNVENK; from the coding sequence ATGAAAATTGAGAAAATTTATATTTCTAATTATAAAAATTTGAAAAATTTGGAAATGGATTTTAAGAAAGATAATAAGATTTTAGATTTAGTTATCTTGACTGGATCGAATGGAAGTGGAAAAACTCGTATACTGGAGTGTATACTCAATTGTTTTGAAGATTATATAAATTCTAATTATAGAGAAGACAAAAATCGATTGGATATTTATTTTCAAGAAAATGAGAAAAAATGTTTTAATGAAAGTTTTGATTTAGAAATGTTTTTTAAAGTATTGAACAGATATAACTGGAAGAAAGTAGAACCTTTTGTGTTGGGAGGTAACTATAAAAAGGATGATTTTTTTGAAAAAGGAAAAATATTGAAAGAAAAATTAGAAGTACTTCCTAAAATAATTTATGTTCCGACTGAAATAAATTTCCAAAAAATGGATACAGCATCGACGACTTTAGTTCAAAAATATAAATTTATTAATATTGTAGACACAAATTTGATAAAAGACATTCCTTCTTTCATTGCTACGAAAATAATTACTACGATATTTCAAAACAAAAATGAAAAAGTTGGAGATGTGCAGAAAAAGGTTTTTGATGAGATAAATGAAATATTCGAAATTTTGGAAATAAATGTAAAGGTTGAAGATATTTCACAAGATGGTAGAAATATACCAATTTTTAAAAATTCAGCAGGAGAAAAGTTTGACATAAATGAACTTTCTTCTGGGGAAAAACAGTTGTTTTTACGAACGTTGGCAATAAAAATGTTGAATCCTGAAAATTCAATTATTTTGATTGATGAACCTGAGCTTTCGTTACATCCAAAGTGGCAACAACAAATTGTCGATGTTTATAAAAAAATTGGGAAGAATAATCAGATAATTATTGCGACACATTCTCCGCATATTTTGGGGAGTGTAAAAAAAGAAAATATTATCTTATTAGATAGAAGCGATGATGGCAAAATTATGATTAAGACTGACGAAGATTTATATGATTCTTATGGACAGCCGACAGATAGAGTGTTGAAGGACATTATGGGATTGGAAAGCACTCGTAATCCAAAAATATCCAAATTATTGAAAGAAGCTGGGGAATTGATAGATAAGAATGAATATGAAAGTGAAGAATTTAAAAATAAATATAATGAGTTGAGGGAAATGTTAGGAAGTAAAGATGAGGATTTACTTTTGATGGATATGGATATTCAAATTAGGAAAAAAAGAGGTTCTAAAAATGTTGAAAATAAATAA
- a CDS encoding retron system putative HNH endonuclease, which yields MLKINKKEEPEFFSKFKKKEKPKNWGDFDFRLKNKLKEYMLENEQKIGKEKYCPYCELKILLENSQIEHLKPKDKFPELFSNYENFIVGCVDKKTCGQAKGNKWDRLFINPVMENPQEYFSYRLRTGEIIPKIDDGLEYKKAIKTIEILNLNERKLCDYRKVYINQIINISKDLKEEEKIGIIKYFDEFPTLKEFLIENIEILK from the coding sequence ATGTTGAAAATAAATAAAAAAGAGGAACCAGAGTTTTTTTCAAAGTTTAAAAAGAAAGAAAAACCTAAAAATTGGGGAGATTTTGATTTTAGGCTAAAAAATAAATTGAAAGAATATATGTTGGAAAATGAACAGAAAATTGGGAAAGAGAAATATTGTCCATATTGTGAATTAAAAATTTTATTGGAAAATAGTCAGATAGAACATTTGAAACCGAAAGATAAATTTCCAGAATTATTTTCTAATTATGAAAATTTTATAGTTGGATGTGTGGATAAAAAAACTTGTGGGCAAGCAAAAGGTAATAAGTGGGACAGATTATTTATTAATCCAGTTATGGAAAATCCGCAAGAATATTTTTCTTACAGATTAAGAACAGGTGAAATAATACCTAAGATAGATGACGGATTAGAATATAAAAAAGCTATAAAAACAATTGAAATTTTGAATTTAAATGAAAGAAAATTATGTGATTATAGAAAAGTTTATATAAATCAGATAATAAATATTTCTAAAGATTTGAAAGAAGAAGAGAAAATAGGAATTATAAAATATTTTGATGAATTTCCAACATTAAAGGAATTTTTGATAGAGAATATTGAAATTTTGAAATAA
- the cysS gene encoding cysteine--tRNA ligase, which produces MKLYNTMTNELEEFKTIEENKVKMYVCGPTVYNYIHLGNARPIVVFDTLARYFKYKGLEVDFVQNFTDVDDKIINRANEEGITPEELTLKYINGFFEDTEALNISQDVKRPKVTENMDEIIDIIKKLIENGFAYEKDGNVFFKVKKYEDYGKLSNQKIDELETGIRVSITEDKDDPLDFALWKKKKDGEIYWDSPWGQGRPGWHIECSAMSKKYLGDTFDIHGGGQDLIFPHHENEIAQSRCAYHGEFARYWIHNGFVQVDGDKMSKSLGNFFLLREVLEKFSGNVVRLFILSTHYRKPINFSFENMEDTKKTLQNVVNSINKFEETIGKFSGSEKKGEISSETEKFIQSVNDFDEKFVSAMDEDMNTPQALSTIFNQIRETNKFVNEVFENGEVTFEDVEALKKSYDSLKIKLQNVFGIDLVIEKKSDNSSELTNNLIELLLKLRSDARKERNFKLSDEIRDEMKKLGVAIKDNKDGSTSFEIE; this is translated from the coding sequence ATGAAACTTTACAATACGATGACAAATGAATTAGAAGAATTTAAAACGATAGAAGAGAATAAAGTAAAAATGTATGTTTGTGGGCCTACGGTTTATAATTACATACATTTAGGGAATGCACGTCCAATTGTAGTATTTGATACGCTGGCGAGGTATTTTAAGTATAAGGGACTAGAAGTTGATTTTGTGCAGAATTTTACGGATGTGGATGATAAAATTATAAATCGGGCAAATGAAGAAGGGATTACGCCTGAAGAATTGACGCTTAAGTATATTAATGGATTTTTTGAGGATACAGAGGCGTTGAATATTTCACAAGATGTGAAAAGACCGAAAGTAACGGAAAATATGGATGAAATCATTGATATTATTAAAAAATTAATTGAGAATGGTTTTGCGTATGAGAAAGATGGAAATGTATTTTTTAAAGTGAAAAAATATGAGGATTATGGGAAGTTGTCGAATCAGAAAATTGATGAGTTGGAAACAGGAATTAGGGTTTCGATTACGGAAGATAAGGATGATCCGTTGGATTTTGCGCTGTGGAAAAAGAAGAAGGATGGAGAGATTTATTGGGATTCGCCTTGGGGTCAGGGAAGACCTGGGTGGCACATTGAGTGTAGTGCGATGTCTAAAAAATATTTGGGAGACACGTTTGATATTCATGGTGGTGGACAGGATTTAATTTTTCCACATCACGAAAATGAGATTGCTCAAAGTAGATGTGCGTATCATGGAGAATTTGCAAGATACTGGATTCATAATGGATTTGTGCAAGTTGATGGAGATAAAATGTCGAAATCTTTGGGAAACTTTTTCTTGTTGAGAGAAGTTTTGGAGAAATTTTCTGGGAATGTTGTGAGATTATTTATTTTGAGTACGCATTACAGAAAGCCAATTAATTTTTCATTTGAGAATATGGAAGATACGAAAAAAACTTTGCAAAATGTGGTTAATTCAATTAATAAATTTGAAGAAACTATTGGGAAATTTTCTGGAAGTGAGAAAAAAGGAGAAATTTCTTCGGAAACTGAAAAATTTATTCAAAGTGTAAATGATTTTGATGAAAAATTTGTGAGTGCAATGGATGAAGATATGAATACGCCACAAGCATTGTCGACAATTTTTAATCAGATTCGTGAGACGAATAAATTTGTGAATGAAGTATTTGAAAATGGTGAAGTTACGTTTGAAGATGTGGAAGCATTGAAAAAATCTTATGATTCATTGAAGATTAAATTGCAAAATGTGTTTGGGATTGATTTGGTGATTGAGAAAAAATCAGATAATAGTAGCGAATTGACAAATAATTTGATAGAATTGTTGTTGAAATTGAGAAGTGATGCGAGAAAAGAAAGAAATTTCAAATTGTCAGATGAGATTCGTGATGAAATGAAGAAACTTGGAGTTGCGATAAAGGACAATAAAGATGGATCAACGAGTTTTGAAATAGAATAA